The following are from one region of the Microbacterium sp. BK668 genome:
- a CDS encoding LssY C-terminal domain-containing protein yields the protein MARESGPRDGSDRRARSWSLGIALDWFFFVFAGLAAIWLAYLSLTETFSTGWWGILLAVVFWGLLAYLVLPRLHRILTTIYVPDYFIGRTRTSDGLLGDPVNLALMGTGEQIEAAMSAAGWTKADPITLTSTWRIIASTLAGRSYPEAPVSPLFLFGRQQDFAYQQDVDDSPAQRHHVRFWQCPDGWLLPGGRRVDWLAAGTFDRRVGLSLFTLQVTHKIDAETDIERDHIIATLTLADPRIDVRIIEDFSTGYHARNGGGDSISTDGDLPIVDVRDVTVPAGDGDEAAAL from the coding sequence ATGGCACGCGAGTCGGGACCCCGGGACGGATCGGACCGCCGTGCGCGCAGCTGGTCGCTCGGGATCGCGCTGGACTGGTTCTTCTTCGTCTTCGCCGGACTCGCCGCCATCTGGCTCGCCTACCTCAGCCTCACCGAAACCTTCAGCACGGGCTGGTGGGGCATCCTTCTCGCCGTCGTCTTCTGGGGGCTGCTGGCGTACCTGGTGCTTCCCCGCCTCCACCGCATCCTCACGACGATCTACGTGCCGGACTACTTCATCGGCCGCACGCGGACGAGCGACGGTCTGCTCGGCGACCCGGTCAACCTGGCGCTGATGGGCACGGGCGAGCAGATCGAGGCGGCGATGTCGGCGGCAGGCTGGACCAAGGCCGACCCCATCACGCTGACCTCGACCTGGCGGATCATCGCGTCGACGCTCGCGGGCCGCAGCTACCCCGAGGCGCCGGTGAGCCCGCTCTTCCTGTTCGGACGGCAGCAGGACTTCGCCTACCAGCAGGACGTCGACGACAGCCCGGCGCAGCGGCACCACGTGCGGTTCTGGCAGTGCCCGGACGGCTGGCTCCTCCCCGGCGGACGACGCGTGGACTGGCTGGCCGCCGGCACGTTCGACCGGCGCGTAGGCCTGTCGCTCTTCACGCTGCAGGTCACCCACAAGATCGACGCCGAGACCGACATCGAGCGCGACCACATCATCGCGACCTTGACGCTCGCCGACCCGCGCATCGACGTGCGGATCATCGAGGACTTCTCGACCGGCTACCACGCGCGGAACGGGGGCGGCGACTCGATCTCCACCGACGGCGACCTGCCGATCGTCGACGTGCGCGACGTCACGGTGCCCGCCGGGGACGGCGACGAGGCGGCGGCCCTGTGA